The genomic region CCGGTCTCGAAGTGCGTCAGTCGCACGGCCGACGCGGTCTTGTTAACGTGCTGGCCGCCGGGACCGCTGGCGCAAAATAAGTCTTTGCGGTAATCGTCGGGTTTGATGTCCACTTCGACGTCTTCCGGTTCCGCGAGCACCGCCACCGTCGCGGCCGAAGTGTGGATGCGTCCTTTGGTCTCGGTCTCCGGCACGCGTTGCACCCGGTGACCGCCGCTCTCGTACTGCAATTCGCGAAACACCCCTTCGCCTTCCAGGCCGAGGCAAATATCCTTGAAGCCGCCGAGTTCCGTGGGACTGGCATCCAGAATTTCCATCTTCCAGCCTTTGGCTTCCGCGTGGTGCTTGTACATCTCGTACAAGTCGCGCGCGAACAGCGCCGCTTCGTCGCCGCCGGTTCCGGCGCGGATTTCCATCACGCACTTGGTGCGATTGGCGTCCTCGCCACCGATCGTCAGATCGAGCAACTCATTCCAAAGGTGTTCGCGCTCTTCGCGTAGCCCAGGCAATTCAGCCTCGGCGAGATCGCGAAGATCCGAGTCGCCCCCTTCGATCATCTCGCGAGCTTCGGCGATCTGGTTGTTCAGGCTGCGAAAACGCCGATACTTGGCGCCCAGCTTGGCGATCGACCCGTGTTCCCGCGCGACCTGGGAATAGCGCGCGCCGACGGCCTGGATCTCCGGGTCGAGCAGCATCTGCTCCAACTCCTCGAACCGCGCCAGCGTTTGATCAAGCTTTTCCCTCATGGAAGCACCAAGACTACAAGTGGGAACGGCAATTTATACGTGCAGCAGCGGAAAAAACCCACATCAACCCGCGGCGCCCGCAACACTAGCCCGCCGCGCCAGCGAAGTGAAACGCGGCGGGTGCCTGGGGTAGGGGCTACCAAAGCGCGGTCGCCATGGTCCAACCGCTGGGGCTTCGCTGAATTTGTCAACAAATCGCCACGATACCCCAGTCGGTTGTTCGTGGTTACTTCCTATGTTCGCCCCAGCCCCAGGCACCCAGCGTTCTGAATCGATGTAGATTCCGAGGCGTGACAATGCCCTCGCGTCAAGCGACGTCGTCCGTCAACAAAAAAAGAACGAGGAACCCGGAAGGCAGCCGCCGGGCGAGCCTTCGTAGGCCCTGCTCCAGCGTTCCACGTTCCGAATTCCTCGTTCCGAGTTGAATCCCGCTAAGCGCCAGCTTCGCCGGCCGTTTCCGCCTTCTTGCCCTTCTTCAGGCTGGCATAACCGGCCCCGGCGAACTTGGTCTTGAACTTCTCGATGCGGCCCGCCGTGTCGACGTATTTGAGCTTGCCCGTGTAGAACGGGTGGCAGGCATTGCAGATGTCGACGCGCAGCTCCGGAACGGTGCTCCGCGTGGTGAACGTGTTGCCGCAACCGCAACGGACCGCGGTCGCGACGTACTTGGGGTGAATCTTGTCCTTCATAACTTCTGTCCTGCCAATGATTTCCAGCGAGAGGCGCCCGAAAATAGGGCAGCCTGGGAAGCTTGTTGAACCTTGAATAGTATCGCCCTGAGGCGCTGGGAACAAGGGCGTCCGCCTGAGGCGAGGTCCCCAGGTCACCCTCGATTGTCACAGCGGCACCTCGCCGCTTGACCGGCGCATCCGTTCCTATTCGCCGGACCAACGGTCTGGCCATCTGGGACCAACGCCTAAGTCTTACTCTCCGACATAAAAGGTCGCTCGAAAAAAAGGTAAAACGGCCAAGCCACCAATAGTGACGCCAAAGTACAGACAGTGACATTCAAGGCGACCCGCTGTGCTCCCGAGTTCGTAACGAGCCAGCGCTCTATCGGCCCACAAACGAGCGTATGCGTAAGATAGAGACTGTAGGAGATTTGCCCACACCGTTTGAGCCATTTTAGCTGTGGCATCGCGTCAAGGCGCGCGTCCAGCGGATGCAAGGCAATCAAGACCCTCGACATCACACAACCAGCGCCAATTGCTTCATTGATCCGCCAAGCGTAAATGCCGCCAATCACGGAAGCGGCGACGCCGAGAATGGCAACGGTTCGTTCCATCTTGGTACCGTGGAGCCAGTAAAAAGCAAAGCTGCCCGGCGCGAATGCGAGCCATGAACCTCGAATCATCAGGCCGGAAGCGTTAACGTAACCTTCATCTGTAGCCCACGCGGTGAGGCATGTTGTGGCGCAAATCACAATGACGCCGGCAAGAAAATATCGTGCCGGCACTAACAGTAGTAGGCCGCACGCCAAATAGAACTGAAGTTCATGCACCAGGGTCCACGCTTGCTGAACCAGCAATTCAGACGGTGGCCCGGCGAAATGCGGACACCACGACTCGGAGAGCGTCAGGTTTCCCAGCACGCTCCACAACGATGGGAACGGTTGCGGCATCCCATACTCCACGACGTAAGCGACGGCGGCCATGGCAAGGGCAATCCAATAGGGGCCGTAAATTCGTTTCGCCCGGCGTCGCATGAATTCTGTCGGACCTTGATGTCTTGCCCTGGCTACCGTCGCGGCCGCTGTGACGCAATAGCCCGAAATGCAAAAAAAATGCCGACGCCAATCCCTCCGAATTGCGGAGCAAAGCCGATCAACCGCCGCCAATCACCGCCTGTCGTTGCATGCGCGATGACCACCATTAAGCAAGCCAAGCCTCGCCAATGATCGAGTGAGCGGTAACGGATGGACATTTGTGAACAACCAGCTTTCAAAGTCAGCCAACCACGACCCTCGCGTGCAGACGACGGTTGAGACGAAGAACGTGCAATTTCAGGAAACCGGCATATTATCCGTTGTGATATCGATTGGAGCAATCGAAAACAGGCGTGGTTGAATCCGAACTTGGCGTCCAACGCGGATATCTGGCATTCTTACCCAGGGAGTAGTGCCGTCGGAGCGCTATCGTGGCCGAATCCTGGATGGTTCGCCATTCAACCATCGAGCCGGCCCGGGGGAGTATCGCGCTGCCCGGACTCCAGAAATGCTGTCAACAGGATTTGCGCCGCAAGCTTGTCCAGCCGCTCCTTGCGGCGGGCTTTCGTCAGCTTCGCCCCGGCCAGCAATTGCTCCGCTTCCACTGTCGTAAAGCGCTCGTCGAAATAGACGACAGGTACGCCAGTCAAATCCCTTAGCCAGGCGCCAAACGTCTCGGCTTCGATCGACTTTTGGCTTTCGCGGCCGTTGTTGTGGACCGGCAGGCCGACGACGAACAGCGCAATTTGTTCCTCGCGGACCAGTTGCTTGAATCGCTCCGCGTCGCGAGCGGTATCGCGGCGTGTGTAGTTCTCCAGCGGGCTGGCGATCGTGCGACGGGAATCCGTGACGGCGATGCCGATGCGCACCGTGCCGTAGTCGATCGCGGCGATTCGGCCTATTTCAGGGATGTCCATGAGCTATTTTTGACCATTGCCAAGCGTGCATCGCCATGAAATCGGCCGCCGTGGGCGCGAATTGTGACGGATTTGACAAACCTGACGGGCGACCTAGGGTCTCCACAGGTAGTTTACCGCATCCCGCGTCCCGTACGCACCCGGGAATCATCGCCCATGTTATCCTCGCAAGTCTCCCTGTTTTGGGTCGCCGTGGTGTTCACGGGCGTGAGCGTCGCCCAGTTGGCTTTGGCCTTCATCGTCGGCTGCTGGTACGGCGAGAAAGTCCGCGGCCGCCGCAAAATGGCGCAGGAATACGACGCGGCGGCGCAAGCCTTGTTGCGCCTGCACGACTGGACGACCAACGTCGGTGACAGTGTCGGCGCCCACCAGGCGGAGGTCGAGGCCAGCAATACGCGGTTGCAGGCCGCGCTGGAAACCAACAACGACGGCTGGGAAAATCTGGCCGTCGGCATCGTACAGCAAATCGTCGACGCAAATCAAAAGTTGCAACAGCAACTAGCGGTCGCGGAGAAGAAGCTGAACGAGCAGGCCGAGGCGATTCGGATGCACGCCACCGAGGCTCGCACCGATCCATTGACCGGCCTGCCGAATCGCCGTGCGCTCGATGACGAGTTGCAGCGCCGCGCCTCGGAATGGCGGCGCAAGCAAACGCCGTTCTCGGTGTCACTGGTGGACATCGACCACTTCAAACGCTGCAACGATCAGTATGGCCACACGGCCGGAGACGAAGCGCTGCGCCGTGTGGCGCGCGTGATCCGCGGCACGTTGAGTGAAATGGATTTCGCGGCTCGCTTCGGCGGCGAGGAGTTCGCCATCGTACATCCGGCCACGACGCTCGACGAAGCCCAGGCGGCTTCCGAACGCGTCCGGCAAGCGGTTCAAGAACACGCGTTCGAGGTGAACGGCCAACGTCTCGCACTGACGGTGAGCGCCGGCGCCGCGCAAGCGAAAGTCCAAGAAGAACCAACTGCCTTGGTTGCGCGCGCCGACGAAGCGCTTTATGCCGCGAAGTCAGCCGCCCGTAACCGCGTGCGCGTGCATTACGGTGACAGCCTCGGTCCCGACAGCGGTGAAGCTGAACCGCCGCGCGGCGGCAACCTGGACGAAGTTTGCGGCGAGCTGCAACGCCGACTGCAAGAAGTGGCGGCCGGCTAGCCCGATTGGCTTATCAAGGAGTAATAAGAATCCGCCACGGCGCTTCAACGGCGTTCGACCGTGGGTCGCGGGCGCGTGCGGCCGTGCGGAGTCGGCGGGGATTCTTCATGCGGCGGTGAGAATTCCAGTTCGATCTCTTCGCCTGGGCCGGTTTCTTGGTCGTCGCCACGCCAACGGTGATAAATCGCGAGGAATGCGGGCACGAGCACCGGGCGAACGAAGAAGGTGTCGAGCGCGACGCCCATCGAAAGGGCGAGGCCCAATTCAATCATGCCGCGCAGGCTGCCGATCATCATTGCCGCGAAGGTGCCGGCCATGATGATGCCGCAACTGGAAATGATGCCGCCGGTGGAAGCCGCGGCGCGGCGCAGCCCTTCCATCGGCCCGTGCTTGGCCTGCTCCTCGAAGACCCGGCTCACCAGGTAAATGTTGTAGTCCTCGCCGATAGCGACCAGGATCACAAACAAGAACAGCGGGACTTTCCAGTCCAGACCGTCGAACGTCGGCCCCCAGAGCCAGGAGAAGATCAGCTCGGTGGCGCCGATCGTGACGAAGTAGCTATAAAGCACGGTGAGAATCAGGTACGCGCAGATCCAAGGATTCCTGAGCACGACGATCATCGCGGCCACGACGGCGATTACGACGAGACGCTGAATCAACGAACGGTCGCTTTCGGTCACGGAGGCGAGATCGCGCGTGGCGGAAGTCGTCCCGCCGAAGGAAAACTTTGCGCCGTACCAAAGTGAATGCTCGTCGGCGGAGAGTTGCGCGCACCATGCTTCGAGATGCGTGAGATACTCGCGGCTCTCCCGCTTGAAGGGGCTCTTCGTCAGCGCCACGTCGAACCGCGCTACGCGTCCGGCCAGTTCGCCCGACTTCGCGACATAGGTGGCTTGCACGCGTGGACTACGCAACGCGAGCGCCTTGCGCCGGCCGGTCGGTGAGAGCAATCCGGCTGGCGTGCCGGGCCAGTCGCCGAGCGGCTCGGCGAGACTTTGCACGCTGGTTACATCGACAATGGATTGTCCGTCGCGCTCCAGATAGACGTCGTATAGATCCTTGGTCAGCAATTGGATCATCGCCTTGCCGTCGTCGGCGTCGAAGATGGCGCGTTGATCGAACTTCTGCGCGCGGACTTCATCGTCCGAGAGGCGTCGAATCGCCGCGGCGTAAATATCGTGACGGCCGTAGGCGTGAACCAAGCGCTCGTCGTCGAGTTTTGTCAGCGGCTCGCCGAGAAACACATCGCGAGCGCCCTCCGGGGCGCTGGCCACTTCGGCCAACGTCAATTCGTGCCAACCATCCTGGCGGCGGCGCAGTTGCCTGGTTGCGTCGAGCGTGACGACGCTCGGCGTTGCTTGCTCGGCCAGCATCACGATCGGACCGGTATCGCCGGGCGGATAGTAGCGCATGATCTGTTCGGTGCCGCGCACGCTGGCGCGGTCGGCGGGCAGCTCGCCCAGCATGTCATAGGTGACTTCCACTTCGCGACCGGCCCAGGCCAGCGGCGCAAACAACAGAACGCTGGTCACCAGGATCAAGCCGGGTCGCGCCACCAGCAGATTGCTGACGCGCTCCCAGAAGGTGCTCATTAACGAACGTCGCTCCGGCCAGGCGGCGCTCGCGCCGCGCCCTTTGACGTGGATCTTGGCGGGCCAGAACACGCGCGGGCCGAACAGGCGAAGCAACGCCGGCGCCAGCGACAGGCAGGCCAGCAAGGTCACGGTAAGGCACAGGCCGATCACCGGCCCGCTGTTGCGATACTTGCCGAAATCGGCGAAGAACATCGTGCCCAGGCCGAGAATCGTCGTCAGCGCGCTGCCGACGAGGGCCTCGCCCACAAACCCGAGCGCCCGGCCGCTGGCGGCCTGGGCATGCCGGCCGGTTTCCAACTCTTCGCGATACCGCGCGATCAAGAACAAACAAAAGTCGGTGCCGGAGCCGAACAGAATCGTGATGATGAAAATCTTCGTCGTCTTGAAGACCTTGAGATCGAACCATTCCCAGCCGGGCTGAAATTGTACCTGCGTCAACAGCGCCACGAGGTCCATCGCCACGGAGACGGAGATGGTGATCGTGCCCAGCGGAATCAACATCAACAGCGGCGCGCGATAGACGATCAGCAGGATCACGCAGATCAGCACGAACGTCATGATCTCGGTCTTCTGCACGCTCTCCAGCGCCGCGGCGAGCATATCGCCGCCAATCGCGGCGGAGCCGGAGACGCCGAATGCCAGTCCTTTGGGGACCTCTTCGCCGCGACGAAACTCGGCGATGATCCGCTGCACGTTCTCCAATAACTGAATGTTGGCAGTGGCCATGAACTCGTTGCGCACGTGCAGCACAATCAGCGCGGCCTGGCCGGGCGGTTTGCCATCTTCGGATAACGGGCTGACGAGCTTGTAGCCCACCACCGGGTCGGCGGGGCTCCAGACCTCGCTAACCGGCTTCGCTTCGCCTTTGAGCGTTTCGAGCTTGACGCGCAGCGCTTCGGCCGCAGCCAGGTCAGCGTCTTCCAGCGGCGCATCCGCGCGTTCGATCACGACGACCAGTCGGCTGCGCGAATCGCGCCCCTCAAACGCCGTGGAGAGCAGATTCTCCGCCCTGACGCTGCTGACTTCCGCCGGAAGGTAGGCCAGGTCGCCATCGTGCGTGACATCGTCCCACGAGGGCGCAATGACCTTCAGCGCAAGCGCGACGACGGCCCAGCCGAACAGGATCGTGAGCGGGCGTCGAGAAATCCAAGCGCCGAGCGCGGCGAACATGCGGGGCGAACCAAGGGCGATCGCGGTCGGCGCAGCCGCGAGGCAGTGCCGGCGCCGCGTGATTAAGCCCTTGATGGTAACCCGGTGACCGAGCCAAGCCAAGCATTCATCAGGCGGCGCAAACCCGGGAAGTCGCCGCAAACTCGGCGCAGATTACGCAGTGTCCGCGCGAGTGTCGGCCAATTTCCGGACAATCCGGCAAATTAATGAACGTTAATGTTCGGCAGGCAAGGGCTACTTCACCCATTCGTTTAGTAGTCGTACCAAAGCCCGAACCCTAGGCGTTCCTCGGTGTTTGCGTAGAACTCGAATTGCTCGGTCTTGCCGTTGGAATACTCGCCGCCGATCCGCAGCAGACGGCGATTGTGCTGCCCGCGCCATTGCCAGCCTGCCTGAGCGGTGAGGTTACCGCCAAAATCGAACTCTTCGCGCAGATAGCCGTTCACGGCCAGGAACGGCGCGCCACGAAATCCGGTGAAATGCGCGGGGCTGTACTCGGCGCCGACCTGCAGCTCGATCGGGTCGGCGCCGCCCGAGGTGTAAAAGGCATAACCGACCTCGCCGTAGAGGCGCACGTCGTCGGTTACATAGTACGCGTTGCCCCAGACGATCGCGTCGCGAACGTAATTGATCCGCACGAACGTGGGATTCTTCAATAGGTATTCATCGCCAATGTGCGAGCTGAGGTGATAGTAGGAAATCTTCGTTTCATACCGGCCGACTGAGTACGTCAACGGCAGGCCGAAACGAAAATCGGCCGAAACCAGATCGCGATCCTCTTCCGGATTCAATCGCGGAAACGCGGCCCCTTCGGCGTCGAGCTGCCAGCCTTGGGGGCGAATGTCATCGCTGTGTGTCGTGCCATATCGCACGATGCCGACGCGGCCGCCGAGCGTGATATCCCAAATCCAGCCAAGTTTGTCGTCATGCGCCCAGACGCTGCGAAACCGCGATTCCTTCGGTCCGGCGAGATAACTGCGATAGATCAAGCCATTCGGCAGCAGTGTCCAATCCCACGGCTCTTGATACCCGCCGGTGTAGCCGTTGCTGGGCACGAAGAAATCGTTCTGCTGGCCGTTCCAAACCGCTTCGCCTTCCTCGGGCACCCATTCGATTTGCGGATCGTCCGTCGGCGTCCAATAGGGACCGGCGCCTTCGTTCGGCCCGATATAGATCGGCTCGCCCACGATCGTCTCGCGCGCGGCGCTGCCGCGCGGTCTGGGCGTATTGATCGTTTCCTGTCCAGTGCCAGTGGCATTCCCGGCGAGGAGCACGACGAGCGTCAACAGCGCACGTCGCCATGCGCGAGCGCCCGACCGGCGCGATTGCGTGGTTCGAATTGGATCGGCCGACTCCATGCCAACGCCTGCCCACGTTGAGTTCGTTAGGGCGCGAAGTGTAGCGAAGGAGGTTAATTGCCCCTAGATGGATTTGGTGAAACCTGGAATGCCCGGTAATCTGGAGAAGTTCACGGCGACGTCCGGAGCCATTCCATGGCCGCAAGAGCGAATTTGGCGACGATCTCGCAACAGTTTAAGCGCGGCGCGTTGCGGCCGATTGACCTGGTCGACCGCTGCTTGGCGAGCATTAAACAGCATGAGCCTGCGATCCATGCCTGGGTCAAGGTTGACGAACGAGGGGCGCGCCAGGCCGCCCAGGCGCTCGGGGACGAACTGGAACGCGGCCAATCGCGCGGCCCTCTGCATGGCATTCCGATTGGCATCAAGGACATTTTCGATGTCGCCGGTTGGCCGACGAAGGCCGGCAGCTCCTTGCGAGCGCAACACGTCGCGGCGGAGGACGCCACGGTGGTCGCGCGGCTCCGCGCCGGGGGCGCGATTTTGCTCGGCAAAACCGTGACCACGGAGTATGCCTGCTTCGATCCGTCCGTCACCCACAACCCCTGGAACCCCGCGCACACGCCGGGCGGATCGAGCGCCGGGTCCGCGGCATCCGTCGCGCTTGGTATGTGTCTCGCCGCGGTCGGTTCGCAGACCGGCGGCTCGATCACGCGCCCCGCCAGCTATTGTGGCGTGGCGGGGATCAAGCCAACCTTCGGCCTGCTCGATTTGGGCGGCGTGGTGCCGGTGAGTTTTCATCTCGACCACGCCGGCGCGATGGCGCGCTCGGTGAGCGATCTCGCCGCGATGTTACTCGTCATGTCCACGCCCACGGCCGAAGAAGGCGTCCCGCACGATGCGCCCCATGTGAACTATCTCGCTGCCGGAGAAGGCGCGCGGATGCCGCGGCTGGGGGTGATCGAACCCTTCTTTCTGGAACGCTGCGACGACACGGTGAAGGCCGGGTTCCGGCAGGCGATTGACAATCTTCGGCAAGGCGGTGTGCACATCGTTGCCGTGGCGCCACCGACGAGCTTCGCTGACCTGCTGCCGCTGCATCGCAAGATTATGGCCGTCGAGGCCGCCGCTTACCATCGTGCCGCATTCGAGGCGAATCGTCCTGCCTATGGAAAACAGATCGCGGGGCTGATCGACGAAGGGCTGCGCATGCCGGCCTACGAATACGCGATGGCGATTCGCCACCTGGAGTGGTATCGCGAACATGCCTGGGACGACTTGCCGGAGATCGACGCGTTGGTCACGCCAGCCACGACCACGCCCGCGCCGGCGCGGCTCGACACCACCGGCGATCCTCAGTTTAATAGCCCCTGGAGCTACGCCGGTTTGCCGACGGTTTCGATCCCCTGCGGCCTGTCACGCGAGGGCCTGCCGATCGCTCTGCAATTGATCGGCCCCAAGCTCAGCGAACTGACCCTGCTCTCGGCCGCAGCCTGGTGCGAACGCCGCCTCCGCTTCGAGGCGGAACCGGCGCTGACGAAGGGCAATACTTGAAGAAAACGCGTGGGTCATTTTGTTCGCCGCGCATTACGGCGATTCGGTATGCTCGAATGCTTGATCCGCGATTCGTTGACGATGGACCTGCCCCGGCAGGGGCGATAGACAATAGCCAGGGGTGCCAACCGCTGGAAAATGCACCGAACCAATGAACCGAGCCCCAACGGGGCGGCACGTTTCAAGCGATGACACGTTCAAAGCGAGTGTCGCCCCGCTGGGGCTCCCGGATTCAAAGTTTGGCTTATGATTCCAGCGGTTTGCACCGCTGGCGATTATC from Planctomycetia bacterium harbors:
- the prfA gene encoding peptide chain release factor 1, which encodes MREKLDQTLARFEELEQMLLDPEIQAVGARYSQVAREHGSIAKLGAKYRRFRSLNNQIAEAREMIEGGDSDLRDLAEAELPGLREEREHLWNELLDLTIGGEDANRTKCVMEIRAGTGGDEAALFARDLYEMYKHHAEAKGWKMEILDASPTELGGFKDICLGLEGEGVFRELQYESGGHRVQRVPETETKGRIHTSAATVAVLAEPEDVEVDIKPDDYRKDLFCASGPGGQHVNKTASAVRLTHFETGIVVQCQDEKSQHKNLARALRVLKSRVYEMKREEEAKKRAETRKTLVGSGDRSQRIRTYNFPENRITDHRINFTLYKLDNILAGNIQPVTEALMDYDRQQQREAMGTEE
- the rpmE gene encoding 50S ribosomal protein L31, giving the protein MKDKIHPKYVATAVRCGCGNTFTTRSTVPELRVDICNACHPFYTGKLKYVDTAGRIEKFKTKFAGAGYASLKKGKKAETAGEAGA
- a CDS encoding acyltransferase: MAAVDRLCSAIRRDWRRHFFCISGYCVTAAATVARARHQGPTEFMRRRAKRIYGPYWIALAMAAVAYVVEYGMPQPFPSLWSVLGNLTLSESWCPHFAGPPSELLVQQAWTLVHELQFYLACGLLLLVPARYFLAGVIVICATTCLTAWATDEGYVNASGLMIRGSWLAFAPGSFAFYWLHGTKMERTVAILGVAASVIGGIYAWRINEAIGAGCVMSRVLIALHPLDARLDAMPQLKWLKRCGQISYSLYLTHTLVCGPIERWLVTNSGAQRVALNVTVCTLASLLVAWPFYLFFERPFMSESKT
- the ruvX gene encoding Holliday junction resolvase RuvX, with translation MDIPEIGRIAAIDYGTVRIGIAVTDSRRTIASPLENYTRRDTARDAERFKQLVREEQIALFVVGLPVHNNGRESQKSIEAETFGAWLRDLTGVPVVYFDERFTTVEAEQLLAGAKLTKARRKERLDKLAAQILLTAFLESGQRDTPPGRLDG
- a CDS encoding GGDEF domain-containing protein — protein: MLSSQVSLFWVAVVFTGVSVAQLALAFIVGCWYGEKVRGRRKMAQEYDAAAQALLRLHDWTTNVGDSVGAHQAEVEASNTRLQAALETNNDGWENLAVGIVQQIVDANQKLQQQLAVAEKKLNEQAEAIRMHATEARTDPLTGLPNRRALDDELQRRASEWRRKQTPFSVSLVDIDHFKRCNDQYGHTAGDEALRRVARVIRGTLSEMDFAARFGGEEFAIVHPATTLDEAQAASERVRQAVQEHAFEVNGQRLALTVSAGAAQAKVQEEPTALVARADEALYAAKSAARNRVRVHYGDSLGPDSGEAEPPRGGNLDEVCGELQRRLQEVAAG
- a CDS encoding MMPL family transporter, producing the protein MFAALGAWISRRPLTILFGWAVVALALKVIAPSWDDVTHDGDLAYLPAEVSSVRAENLLSTAFEGRDSRSRLVVVIERADAPLEDADLAAAEALRVKLETLKGEAKPVSEVWSPADPVVGYKLVSPLSEDGKPPGQAALIVLHVRNEFMATANIQLLENVQRIIAEFRRGEEVPKGLAFGVSGSAAIGGDMLAAALESVQKTEIMTFVLICVILLIVYRAPLLMLIPLGTITISVSVAMDLVALLTQVQFQPGWEWFDLKVFKTTKIFIITILFGSGTDFCLFLIARYREELETGRHAQAASGRALGFVGEALVGSALTTILGLGTMFFADFGKYRNSGPVIGLCLTVTLLACLSLAPALLRLFGPRVFWPAKIHVKGRGASAAWPERRSLMSTFWERVSNLLVARPGLILVTSVLLFAPLAWAGREVEVTYDMLGELPADRASVRGTEQIMRYYPPGDTGPIVMLAEQATPSVVTLDATRQLRRRQDGWHELTLAEVASAPEGARDVFLGEPLTKLDDERLVHAYGRHDIYAAAIRRLSDDEVRAQKFDQRAIFDADDGKAMIQLLTKDLYDVYLERDGQSIVDVTSVQSLAEPLGDWPGTPAGLLSPTGRRKALALRSPRVQATYVAKSGELAGRVARFDVALTKSPFKRESREYLTHLEAWCAQLSADEHSLWYGAKFSFGGTTSATRDLASVTESDRSLIQRLVVIAVVAAMIVVLRNPWICAYLILTVLYSYFVTIGATELIFSWLWGPTFDGLDWKVPLFLFVILVAIGEDYNIYLVSRVFEEQAKHGPMEGLRRAAASTGGIISSCGIIMAGTFAAMMIGSLRGMIELGLALSMGVALDTFFVRPVLVPAFLAIYHRWRGDDQETGPGEEIELEFSPPHEESPPTPHGRTRPRPTVERR
- a CDS encoding DUF1207 domain-containing protein; its protein translation is MESADPIRTTQSRRSGARAWRRALLTLVVLLAGNATGTGQETINTPRPRGSAARETIVGEPIYIGPNEGAGPYWTPTDDPQIEWVPEEGEAVWNGQQNDFFVPSNGYTGGYQEPWDWTLLPNGLIYRSYLAGPKESRFRSVWAHDDKLGWIWDITLGGRVGIVRYGTTHSDDIRPQGWQLDAEGAAFPRLNPEEDRDLVSADFRFGLPLTYSVGRYETKISYYHLSSHIGDEYLLKNPTFVRINYVRDAIVWGNAYYVTDDVRLYGEVGYAFYTSGGADPIELQVGAEYSPAHFTGFRGAPFLAVNGYLREEFDFGGNLTAQAGWQWRGQHNRRLLRIGGEYSNGKTEQFEFYANTEERLGFGLWYDY
- a CDS encoding amidase, whose translation is MAARANLATISQQFKRGALRPIDLVDRCLASIKQHEPAIHAWVKVDERGARQAAQALGDELERGQSRGPLHGIPIGIKDIFDVAGWPTKAGSSLRAQHVAAEDATVVARLRAGGAILLGKTVTTEYACFDPSVTHNPWNPAHTPGGSSAGSAASVALGMCLAAVGSQTGGSITRPASYCGVAGIKPTFGLLDLGGVVPVSFHLDHAGAMARSVSDLAAMLLVMSTPTAEEGVPHDAPHVNYLAAGEGARMPRLGVIEPFFLERCDDTVKAGFRQAIDNLRQGGVHIVAVAPPTSFADLLPLHRKIMAVEAAAYHRAAFEANRPAYGKQIAGLIDEGLRMPAYEYAMAIRHLEWYREHAWDDLPEIDALVTPATTTPAPARLDTTGDPQFNSPWSYAGLPTVSIPCGLSREGLPIALQLIGPKLSELTLLSAAAWCERRLRFEAEPALTKGNT